The genomic interval GAATGCTGCTAGGCAACAAGTGCGACATGGAGGACAAGAGGGTGGTACCAAAAGCCAAGGGAGAGCAGGTGAGATGGGTCGGTCCGTTTTAAAACCACTCAAAGAAGTTGTCGCCGTTtttcctccacttcctgttggtGATTCGAGTGAAAACatgaattttagtttttgtgtcatGTCACCAAAGCAGACCTGCTGTGAGCGCTCCGAGTCCGACCCACATCTGATACATGATCTCTGTCCTGCGCTGAAgatcagcagcttttatttttggatcTGGCCCTCCTCGCGCCGCGTCCACGGGTTCTGACTCGGTTTGTTTCCTGTCCGCAGATCGCGAGGGAGCACGGCATTAGGTTTTATGAGACGAGCGCTAAGGCCAACATCAACATCGAGAAGGCTTTCCTCACGTTAGCAGAAGACATCCTCAGAAAGGTTTGTTTATCCGACATCAAGCAGagttttctgtttacatttctaATATATTCTGATATTTTAACCCACTCAACAGGATCActataatatttgtttaaaaatgataatttaatGCTACGTAGAAGAACATAGAGAgctcaaaccaaacaaaaatgattacattttattcagtaaaactataaagtcaaagtttaaactCACTAAAAGCTGCCTGTCAGGTGAAAAAAAGACACCAAGAATTAATAAAGTGTTGTCCAGTGAAGACTTTTATTGCAGACGGGCTGTAAATCCTGCTGAACTTTGCTCTCTGAGGGTCATAACAAGAATCATGCAGTCGAACCTTCAGCTCCAGTTCAACCCAGCATTAAAACACCTGAAACgttttttattcttcagatCCAAGTTCCTGTTGTGTAAAACGTCCAGTGAActaaattaaaacctttaaagtaattattggatgtggAACACCTTCAGATGAAGAGACGTCGGGCTGATTGTTGGTTTGCTTTTTGCTTAAAGTCGACACAATCGagcaaaacctttgtttaaaactttagctttcagggtggcgggcgataggcattccttcattCCTTCAATAGTTCTGTTTTACCTCGTTTAAAACCAGCAAGATGGCCGACTGACTGACACAGACCGTTAACGACCCAAAACacagatttctttgttgttttttaaaataaagaagtgaAAACTGTAGATTTTATCAGTTCCGATTGGAGAAAAGtcgtaaaaactaaaagaaattctTCACAAAATGTTAAACTCTCTGAGCAGCACAGGTATAATTTACACCAAGAGGTAAAAGTTAAGGTTTTAAATGATCTGTCCCAAAGAAAAGACCATAAATGAGaggataaataaaaagaagcattttcacTCAAATAGTTTCATAAAACAACGAGCTGCTTGTAGCCGAGTCAGgagttcctttttatttgtcctaaagtgtccaaaaaacaaccaataaacagtctggaaaaataaaaaaatatgtgtttagtgtttttcagGTCTGGatatctttttatatttttctaagaTTAAAAACCTGAAGTTAATCCCAAACAGCTCCGAtggtttttgtaaatatttaagattaaaaagatgttttttttttatatcagatCAGACACTGAAACATGTAAgaactttcctttttcttctaaACGGCAGCCGTTGGTCCACGATAACAAAATAATCTGTGGTtaagaaacaaactttattagGAAAACATGTAAAGACTTCAGGCCGTGTCGTTCacaaaaactgttcaaactgtgaaaaatgagctgaaatcttTAATCGTTCGAGTTCAGAAAAATAAggaattttaaaatggaaattgaGGTGCgacaatgtaaaggtttgttgttgttttaatgtcagatttcagcagaaattgtttgtttgtttgtttttttgcaccaGACGCCTGTAAAAGAGCCCAACAGTGAAAACGTCGACATCAGCAGCGGAGGCGGAGTCACGGGCTGGAAGAGCAAGTGCTGCAGCTGAACAACAACTCAGATTCACGCACActaacgcacacacacacacacacacatacacacgcgtACACACACTTAAACTGCTAACTGTCTCGCCCTCTAACCTGTCTCATGAGTTTTCTCTCACACTGACACTCTGTCTCtttatcagaataaaacaataaactgcttCACTCGTCTAACCCCTCCTCTTCCACCTCCTTCACCACACCATTCTCTTCTGCATCTgatcatcattttttatttctgataaaaagagaaatccaGTCACGTTTcttgtcatttgttttaaaggttaagacaaaaaaacaaacaaacaaacaaaacaaaaacaaaaaaaaagtgtgaaaagacaagctcatatttttatttcttttgcctGAGCTCACTTGGTTGGACGCCTCCAAACACCCACCCACGGCTCTCACTGTCAGTCAGAGGAAATCCaagtaaagaggaaaaaataacaaataaaaaagctaaatataggaTTACCATTTTGTACACTTGGTGAGCTTTCTGTCGTCTAACCGTGTCTGTTCATTCCCACTTTGTTACCAGGTGACAGAGGCGTGGCTAGCTCCTTTTGTATGTGGGGGTTTATTTTGTCCTGTGCCTTATATGGAAGACAGGGGTGGGGCCTGTGTGGTGGGCGGAGCCACATCTACCCAATGAAATTACACTTTAATATTCAGTCGGTTCGGGCTCCTAACGAAGAAGCAGAACTGAAGCTAACGCgtttgaatttctttttcttcagccaAGAGAACGGCATTATACAGTATGTCCtgtttattgatgttttatttgtattttattttgtatttttgaggttttttttttttttccctgcatgCAGATTTCTTTGGGTTGGAAacgtttctgtaactttgtgtAACGTTTGCCACTGGGTAACTGTGGGCGGGAGGTACACGAGTTCTCTTTGGAAATTCAAACAGTTTTGCAGATCCATTAAAAATAAGCTTGTTTAAGTTAACTTGTTTGTCCTCAATCGTGTCCGGAGGTCGTAAATCTAACGGTTCTGACGCTGCTTGACACGGGAACGACACAAAGAACCCTGTGATGGACGCAAACTGACtcgttaaagtttttttttttgtgcagaaatcTTCGGTTCTATTCACATGGTCCTTTCTGTCGTATTTTATTcatccagtcctggtcctggagggctgctgtcctgcaggttttacatgtttccctgctcttcatctggtcttcatgttctgcagaagcctgttaatcactcagtcattcagatcaggtgtgttaaagcagagaaacacctgaaacctgcaggaccaggattggacaccgctgaTCTAATCGgtcaatttgaaataaaacgctcacaaaaaaacccccaaaacaaatctttaaccGCAGACTTACTGGGGCACAGTTATCTCCTCATGTGATGAATGTTTAAGCATTaagttttaatataaatgtagataatttaattgtttaatgaAGGTATGGAAGCAGTTTGaccactgaagaaaaacaaagatccTCTAAATTATGATTAcgaaatgactgaaaatcatGACTCAGCATCTCCAAAAATCTCTCTAATTTATGACTCAgcatctgaaaatgaaaatgtctcAGCAGGATCTCATAATGTTTTAATATCTCATAATTATCATAAATCAAAGGttaaatgagatttttattataattatagcctcagaaatataaaatgatctcaTATTTATGACATATCTCTTATCATTTTGATGCAAAGTCATAATTTTCAGattgtattttaattataatttaaaagatcttgttttttttcttctgtggtgGAAACTGCAGGGATTAAAGGTGTCCTCTGGCACCCCCTGGTGACGGCAGCTTGtaggaaacatctaaaactgagcCCCTTTAatgtgctttaattttaaaaactgatttatttcacaGAATTTAAAGTCTGCAAAGTCTTACTCTGGTTAAATTAAACATCTGAAGCAAACCGGTgattatattaaatattaagaGTTAATTTGTAAATGTTACCTTAGAGAAGGAATTAGagttttaacctttaaattAATACTCGTGATGCTTTGTGTTTGGAAACTAACTGTGACTGAATGAGCTCCAActagtttaaaaagtatttgattttatgtaaattacataaaatatttaaatttataaaagtaaCTTGTGCCATCGTTTCAAAGTTTGtattctttatatttaaatgtaacaatGGCACGTTTAATATCTTGGAGTATTTATTGCACCAAGATGGAAAACCTGTTTGATAAcgagggttttgttttagtattttttaaatgaaacctttGAAATAAAAGTCTAGGGAGAGCAGAACCAGTTTAGTTCTCATCATTCTTTATTTATCACCCTCTTCCCCAAACCTCTCGGAGCAATGacgtacagaaaaataaaatttctctcacaatttaaaaacacaaaaaccagtGCAGAACGTCAGCGGTCGCCTTTAAAATCCGTAAGAACTACATTCAGAGATCTTTCCtacacagaaaaatacagaataatatgtgaggaagagttttttttttttttttaaacggagGCACGAAAACGAAAGTTAGGAGTCTAATGTTACAGGTCGAGCCGAATGTTACAGGTCGATGAAGTAAAAATACTTACCGCCCGCCGTGGTAAATGTTACTCTAAAACCCTCGTAGTGCTTTGGTTGAGCAATGAGCAGAGAAATTAGGTGCAACGATCAACTTTAAATCAGAGTTTTTGTGAAtttagtgttaaaaataaaagcacttaaTAACAGGAAGGAGCAGCGGGCGCCGacgaggaaaagaaaacaaggtaGAGAAAATATTTACATCCACTGTGTACAACttaatttataaatacattttaggcataaattagaaaaataaaaacctactGTAGTACAATCAACTACTGCTACTCGTCTGATTATTAACCCTTACATTTGGTGAAAAAAGTCAATTAAGAAGGCACAGCAACGAACAATTAGAGCCATTTATCCCTGTGAAATCATCTAAATCCCCAtcgcaaaacacaaaaatataaattattttgtttaatttttacaaataaattcaaatccGACAATAATTCGAAGACTAAAGCAGTGTCTACACTAGTGTCACCGGTTCATTTCAATAAATTAACGCTCTGCAGAGGGAGGGGGGTCTGCCATAAGTTgtctgattgtgtttttcttatttttggaGACGTTCAGGCAGCACGCGTCATACACCGCACCTCCGAGACCGGCagggtaaaacaaacaaaaaaaattaaataagaataaaaaggaaGCAGACTCATGAAGGCGGGAAAAACCAGCGCTTTTAGATCTGTTCAAACTCGTGTTTCAGCAGCGACTGAGTTGAacttagtgttttattttactgcagctgGATCTGATCAACTTGGTTTTTACATCAAGAAGAAAATATTGGAGATTTAAGCTTTAAAACGAAGCTTTCCTTTGGTGTTTGGATCCACGTTTTAATGATGCTGTTGAAGTAAACCAGCTGCAGCCGGGTCAGTTTCATGTTTAGACCTTTTTGAAGAGCctgctcccttttttttaaacttgtgctGCAGCGTTCTGAGTGCTCCTACAAATATACTCTCCTATGTTTAAGGTTCAAAAGGCTTCATTGTTGCAAACCCCCCCACCCTTCGTACGAACCCCCTCTTTATGAACGTATGCACAGGCAGCCCAGCTACACGTAGACCAGGTCTTGGCCCGGTTTCGCCTCCAGCTCCTCgctctcctcctcgtcctcgctGTAGCTCTCGTAGTCGATGGGTTTGGGGCAGCTGTACGGGTGGCCGTTGTCGTCGAAGAAGCGCCGGAAGGTGAACTCGTAGAAGGCGTGCTCGGGGTGCTTCCCGTTGCGGAACCAACCGTTCAGCGTGTCGTTGTGGTTGCCCTCGCCGTCGCTGCTCCTCAGTTTGTCCGGGTCCACGGGGTCGAAGTTGGAGGTGTCCGTGGAGTGAGCGATGGTGGGGACGTACGGCGCCGCCTGCTGCCGCAGGTCGCTGGAGAAGTCGATGCTTCTGAAGAAAGGGTGGGCTTTGATTTCGTCCTCGTTCTTACCGAGGCGATCCTCGGGGCCGCGGCACAGTTTGACAATCAGATCCGACGCCTCGGGGCTGAGCTTGGCCTGTGGGGGGATGTGCAGCGTGCTCTTCCAGTTGATCACCTGGTTTGAAACAACATCAGACCCAAATTAAGGAAACCGTGAGCTCTGCGTGTGCAACTTTTCACGGCAGGCGCCTCCTACCTTCAGCTGCGTCTCCAGGGGGGTGTTGGCCAGGAAGGGAGGCTGTCCAACAACCATCTCATACAGGATGACACCAACGCTCCACCAATCACAGAGCTGGGTGTATCCTGCAgccgagaaaaaaaaactttacatctGGACCCAACTTCACAGAGGAGGGACTTTATTATCGCTCATAAACTTTGAAGATAAAGAGCTTAATGCAAATAACTTTCAAAAGAGGGGAAATCATCTGATGCACGTGTGCAAAACAGGGAAAACCACAAACGGAGCGCGTTTATCTCCTCCGCACCTGTTCTGAGCAGCACTTCTGGTGCGATGTAGTTGGGCGTTCCCACCAGCGAGTGGGCCAGGCAGCGCTGGTGCTGCCGGGCCTTCCTCCGCTCCAGGGGCTTCAGACGCTCCGAGCAGCGGCAGTTGGCCTGATCCTCCCACTCCTTACTGAAGTCCATGCTGTCCTGCCTCACGTGGTCCCCTGCAGGAGCGTGACACTTCGTTAGTAACGCCACCGATGAAGTCAGCTCCTTACAGCCATCAGCGGCGGCGGTGGCGGACACAAACAACTTTATACTCATTTTAAGGAACAACAGCGAGTCTCTGAGGCATATATATATGAACAAAGGAAGGAGGActgattgtttttagattttaagtcCTTGAGGCAACAACTGAacgcttttactttgaaactcAGCGTGACCCGAATCTTACCTcgatttaaacatttatattaaaaaatacgTAAACATATCCATTATCCTCTGAGCTAAGGTTAGAGTTTCTTCAGAGGCCAAGTGATCTAGCTGCTCactgtgtttacattttctgtttctgactcAAATATAGTAAATTATGTCgacattatttgttttgcaaaaggCAGCATTAACTTTGCTGCGATTCTCCATCAGCTACGAGTTTTTATTATAAGTTTATAACTCGTACTTACagaaatttattcattttaataaactgcagcGCTGATTGTAGGTGGTCCAGTGTATCtaacatttactgtaatttgttttaagttATCATAACTTTCATAACTTTCATTGCAtttacagtcatttatttagcttttacccTAATTTGTTTTAAGTGCTTTTTATTGGTTAGGATTTTACGGTAATTTATTTCAGGCAGAAGGACTTTTCTAACATTTGCAGCAGTTTCTCTCTGCGGAGCTGCAGGCCTGAAAACACGACACAGAGAGTGAAACTAACATGGCTGTCACTAAAAGGGAATTTAAATCGATATATTCTGGACCTTTGCTAGAGCAACACAAACCCTTTAGGCTGAGTTTTAACTGTTGGACACGTTGACAGATAATCCACCTCAACACCCACCGCTCTGGTAGTACTTGGAGTCGTGGGTCCAGCGGAAACCGGTGCAGAGGCCGAAGTCGGTCAGCTTTATGTGTCCGTCTCGATCGATCAGGATGTTGTCAGGTTTGATGTCTCTGTGGATGAAGCCCATCCTGTGGACGCTCTCCACGGCGCAGGTGAGCTCCGCGATGTAGAACTGGGCCAGCTCTTCCTTAAAGATGCCGAGCCGGATGAGGAGGCTCATCATGTCCCCCCCAGGAATGTACTCCATGACGAAATACAAGTTGTCCTTATCCTGGAAGGAGTAGTAAAGGCGCACCACCCACTCGTTGTCTGCCTCAGCCAGGATGTCCCTCTCCGCCTTCACGTGAGCCACCTGGTTTCTCAGCAGCACGTCCTTCTTGCGAAGCGTCTTCATGGCGTACAGTGACCCCGTGTCCTCTTTTCTCGCTAAGCACACCTCGCCAAAGGCGCCGATGCCGAGGGTTTTGATCCGTTTGAACATGGACTTCTCCATCTTGGCACGCTTCAGACGGATGTAGTTGGACTCCTTCTGGCAGAGCATCATGCGCATCTGCTCCTGGGCCTCAGAGGACAAACCCACCTTAAAGCAGCAACCAGAACCAAAAGTTACCaacaagacataaaaaaaccccaaacaaacaaaaaccgtGCACTTCCAGGTTCTTAGATTAGTACGACGGAGTACTAGGACCgcgcagaagaagaaaaaaatgaaggatttattattttctttttaaagttttgagattaaagagTAAATATTGACAGAAAAATGATGGAAGAAAGTCCAGAGGAAGTGAACCCTGCTGCTCCTGATTCGTTTTATTTGGTATTATTACTGTTTCTGTGCACTTTTTCTGGAGTAtcttagttttggtttattCCTCTGTTCTTGCTGCACAGGAACTCACAGGACTTACGTccatccttcacaataagagtgaAATAGTTAAACTTGAGTATTAACTTCTTAATACTCAGAATTTTGGTGGTCAAGGCTGCAGTATCTGTTTACTGAAGAACAAtaagttatttacataaacttCAGATGTTCAGAGACAGTTCTGTTTAGGTCAGCACGCCGTGTATGTCTTTGAGACTTTTACTGTGAAGGACTGAAACAGGTTCTGTGAGTTCTGCAGTAGCGGGAGTAAGAAACCGCACCTCGGACTGCTTTAACCTAATGGCATGCTATTTTGTAGTTAACCTAGTAAAAGTGCAACCATTCCCTTCAGAATAATAGCAGCGTAATAACTAATCAAATACAGCTGAGTTCAAGTCTTTTCCCCTCAACACTGccacttttttctgtcagtaaaataatatttacactttgatttaaaaagtcctcagttttcctcctcctgcagacccCTTATACTCCACCGTAGGTCAGACATTTgagcacaaagagaaaaataatgaaagcaatgatgaaaattaaagaaaccacagcaaaaaaatacatcttctTTAAAGTTAATAACCATTTTATCCCAAAGTGTAGCAGTCAGTGAGATAGAGTGGCATGCATTTTGGTCAGCGTGCTTTCATTCGACgcagtaaaagtacaaatactcAACACTTAACGCCTTACTTGAAtaacttgtgtgtttgtgtcactgGACAGCAGAGAtacttttttaccttttaggtCAGCTGTTAGTGACAGCAATgggagaaagacagagaaagaacagctcagaaaaaaataaaagaccatAAAAGAGATCAGAGATATACCAGGgtaaaaaagacaagacactAAAAAGGTCAGAAAATAGCAAAACGTGGAAGAAAACGAGAAACGGTGAAGTTCTTTGACTGATTCTCACCCTCTGCATCTCACACTCCAGCTGCTTCCTCCTCCGAATCCTCTGCTGATGGTTCTTCAGGATGTTCTCTACGTGCTGCTCCATGAAGAACTTGAAGGCCTGGGGGGAGTACAAATTGACTCTCCCAGACTCCCCTCTCCGCTCCTCGTCTTTCTTGTTACGGCGAACAGGAACGGGCGACGTTGTGATCtgtttcctctccttctctgctgCTGCGGCTGCCGTGGTTTCAGGGCTTTCTGATGCTTTCTCTCTGGAGACGTCACCGCCGTTGCCGTTTTCCTCCTCAGCAGCCTCCTCTCTGCACGTGCCGTGCTTACTGGTGGCTGCGGCTTCGTACGCCGGGAGGCAGGGGCCAGCCTGCTGCTGGAGAAGGTGTTTAGGGTAGGGCGGAGGGGGCCCTTGATAGCTGGGCGCCTCGGCGGCGATCTGAGCGACTGGAGGCGTGGATTCTGGGTAGGCGGGCGCAGCTGGAGACGCTGTCACCGGCTGCATCCACGGAGGGTGTGTAGGAGCGACAGCAGTGTGTAGTTCAGGTTTCTGGACACGCATGCTTTTCACCGGCTGCAGGATGGGAGCCTGTGTGATGGCTGTGACGGTGGTGGCAGACGGCTGGGAGCTGGCTGGGTGCGCGGCTCTGCCATTCAGCTGGTGGTTGTTGAAAGAGTTGGAGCGCACCGGCATGTTGTGCTGCCACGATGGGGACAGGTCCTGGTTGCTGCTGTTACCAGATGAAGACTGGGACTGGTTGGAGGCCAGGGGATTCTGGGACCAGGACGGAGCCAAGTTGTACATATCGAGGTTGTGGCTGTTCCGGTTAGAAACCAACATGGACTGAGGGATGTTGCCACCGTTCAGATAAGAAGGGGAGGACGCAGGTCCTCCTGCCTGCTGCTCAGTGGGACTGTGCCGGCTGCTCTGGTTGACAGGGTAAGGGGGAGGGGGCTGTCTACTGCCCCCCTGCATGTAGTCCTGCTGAGGAGAGCCGTTCTGAGTCCAGGTGGAGGGGAACGTAAATTTATTCCCACCAGAATTTTGCATTATGATGGGCTGGTGGCCTACAGGCCCGGAGCTGATTCCACGCTGGTTCTGCGGGGGTGGATTTGGATACCCCTCAGGCCGAGCTCCCTGAGGCACTGGAGAAATGCGTGGTGCCGCAAGGAAATCCATATTTCCAGAGTAGCGCTTGGTCGATGGGTTGTCCCAGGATGTGGCAGGGGCCATGGCGCTGCGGTTCGGGGGGGGCGTGACACTGCGCATCTGAGGAGGCATCGGAGGGTTTACTCTCTGGCTGTTGGGGTGGCCCTGTGGGTAGATGGGGGGTGGTCCGGGGCTGTCTGAGCGGTACATCATTCCTTCTGCCATCAGAGGGCCGAGTCGGGGGGCCAGAGACTCCTTGGAGCCCTTCCAGCTGGGCCTCCTCAGCACAGCCTGCTGCATATGAGAAGatcctacaaacacacacacagcagtcaGGATCAAGAGAGGAAGCATTCATTagttggtgatttttttttaatcttgtgtcTTAAGTTATTTTGGCATGAAGCACCTTTGATGTTTATCTTATAAAGcagtatatatacatatataatccaactttctgtgacctgtttaaactttgaatgatgttccTGGTGTGAAGGCCTGAGCTGCAGAGGTTTAATGACGGATGGATTTTATATtaagtttcaccaaaatcccaacGAGCTCCATAACTTTTAccacagctttttgtttgggCAGATTTTGGCTACGTTGTGCGACGTACTGCAACCAAGTCACAGCACACTACTCCTGAATAAAACCCATAATTTGGTTcagtttacatgttttacattaaagctacccaacaaaatacagaaaagtgtGCTTTAATACCCTTAATGAGACTTTCCATCACAAGCAGAACATTGTTTTAGTGAAAACgacaaaataacacatttgCACTTAGAATCAAGAGACTTGTGCCAGTTATTAACTTGTTTTAGCTATTCATTAGATCCTTTTGAtatattttctatatttgtgTAACATTTGAAACAGTAGCTGATTCATAACAGGTGCATCACTTGTTGTCTTATCATTTTAATATCAATATCAATAAAACGTCTCAGTTAAACTCCCTTTTTTGTGGTGCAGTGACTCAGACTCTTTGTTAGGCTCGtattgtcatttcttttaagCAGCTGTCCCAAATCCTGCAAACAATACGTGTCTggatcaaaagaaaaaaaagaaaaccaacactGATCCCAGTGGGCTGTTCGAGGTACCTGGAGCTTTCAGGCCTGAAGAGTTTGTGTTAGCAGCAACCATCTGCTCCCTCATGGATTCCTGGTAATTCACCTTTACCATGTGGTCCGGGGCGCCACGCCGACCGCCACTCGGCTTaagaggtaaaagaaaaaaggtttattttgcaAGGCGGTTACTTAAGAAATCTATGGTGTGGCAACTTTCTGTTGTGTGAACATACATAGCGGAgatatttaaaagaatattgattttggttaaaaaaatacaaccctACTGAAGcaattcagattttattttcttctccaaacagttttttttgttttcagggttgAACAAACCTGCACTGCATGCCGCGCAGCTACATACCTGAAATCATGCACTCACGCAAACCAAAGGCAACAGTCGGATGGGAAACTTCTTTTGTATTGTGAACTGTACGAGCTTGTTATATCGCATTGCATGCCTCACATTTTCCAAATAATTCCCCTCTAAACAAAGTGCACCAGGTGATTACCCTCAATTACAAAGGCATGAACAGAATGAGAACCTGTCACAATTcttcatgaaaaaaatgtatttaggaGGGCAAACAAATACATATATTATCTTACCTCCTCAAAGCCAGCGTACGGTGGTTCGAGACATGTCTGTTTGTTAATGTCTGGACCAGAAATGTTCGACTCGTTGTTCACCTCGAAAGGCACCAGAGACTTGCGGATCTGCTGCAGTGCCTTGTGGTAGGGGTGTTTTTGGTTGCTGGTGCGCCCCTGTTGCTTCGTGTCATCGGGCATCATTTTCCCCTGACCTCCAGCATCCGCTTTAGGCGGGTCGGAGGGTTTGGACAGGTTGCGCAGGCTGTTCCGTATCTCCTGCAGCATTTGCTGGCTGTTGCCGCCGTAGTTGCTGGCGGGGAACGTTTTGGGTCTCATCTGTCTGTATCCTTCGGGTTTCTCCCCTCTCTTCATGTACGAGCATGTATGATGACAATGAAAGGGATGAAGACGCTGTCACCGGTCCGGTCCAGTCCAGTCCAGGGTAGCAGGGATCTCTGTGACGTCTGACCTCACATCTccatgctgctgctggaaataTTAGATACCAAATGTTTGTAAGATAGAGAGTCATCCAGAAGGGCATGCAATAATGTTACCAAACAGGTTGGGCAAAATGAGAACGTGAGGAGTAATTAACACAGACTATTTACCAAaaggaacagatttttttagtCACATGAGAGTCACAAGTGACTCAAAAacgttttatttgatttgattcttAAGAAACATTTCATATATATCACCCATAATGATATAGATGACTTAAAAAAAGtggtattatttaaaaaaccaAGACCCCTTAGCTTTGTTAGCACTGTACGCTAACTTAGCGCTACTTTCTACGTAAATTCTCCAGCGTCAGA from Kryptolebias marmoratus isolate JLee-2015 linkage group LG19, ASM164957v2, whole genome shotgun sequence carries:
- the lats1 gene encoding serine/threonine-protein kinase LATS1, with amino-acid sequence MKRGEKPEGYRQMRPKTFPASNYGGNSQQMLQEIRNSLRNLSKPSDPPKADAGGQGKMMPDDTKQQGRTSNQKHPYHKALQQIRKSLVPFEVNNESNISGPDINKQTCLEPPYAGFEEPSGGRRGAPDHMVKVNYQESMREQMVAANTNSSGLKAPGSSHMQQAVLRRPSWKGSKESLAPRLGPLMAEGMMYRSDSPGPPPIYPQGHPNSQRVNPPMPPQMRSVTPPPNRSAMAPATSWDNPSTKRYSGNMDFLAAPRISPVPQGARPEGYPNPPPQNQRGISSGPVGHQPIIMQNSGGNKFTFPSTWTQNGSPQQDYMQGGSRQPPPPYPVNQSSRHSPTEQQAGGPASSPSYLNGGNIPQSMLVSNRNSHNLDMYNLAPSWSQNPLASNQSQSSSGNSSNQDLSPSWQHNMPVRSNSFNNHQLNGRAAHPASSQPSATTVTAITQAPILQPVKSMRVQKPELHTAVAPTHPPWMQPVTASPAAPAYPESTPPVAQIAAEAPSYQGPPPPYPKHLLQQQAGPCLPAYEAAATSKHGTCREEAAEEENGNGGDVSREKASESPETTAAAAAEKERKQITTSPVPVRRNKKDEERRGESGRVNLYSPQAFKFFMEQHVENILKNHQQRIRRRKQLECEMQRVGLSSEAQEQMRMMLCQKESNYIRLKRAKMEKSMFKRIKTLGIGAFGEVCLARKEDTGSLYAMKTLRKKDVLLRNQVAHVKAERDILAEADNEWVVRLYYSFQDKDNLYFVMEYIPGGDMMSLLIRLGIFKEELAQFYIAELTCAVESVHRMGFIHRDIKPDNILIDRDGHIKLTDFGLCTGFRWTHDSKYYQSGDHVRQDSMDFSKEWEDQANCRCSERLKPLERRKARQHQRCLAHSLVGTPNYIAPEVLLRTGYTQLCDWWSVGVILYEMVVGQPPFLANTPLETQLKVINWKSTLHIPPQAKLSPEASDLIVKLCRGPEDRLGKNEDEIKAHPFFRSIDFSSDLRQQAAPYVPTIAHSTDTSNFDPVDPDKLRSSDGEGNHNDTLNGWFRNGKHPEHAFYEFTFRRFFDDNGHPYSCPKPIDYESYSEDEEESEELEAKPGQDLVYV